CTAAATAATGAGGTGAAGGATAAGTTatctcatttattattttttgtacatcattgataattaaaatttttagcagtaaattttaattgatcGGAGCTCATTGTCAAGTGGTCTAATGATAGTGAGTTAAGAtgtaattttaacaattttaatcgATGGgatgcattttggtttatttctttaattcttttagtGTTATCATTATTACggatttatttttctattttttgggaGATTATTTAGTAAACATGATATTTGTAcattaatttattgtattttatattgtagaaatttcttaaaataatatggATAAAATCGAAATGATATGTGAAATACACCAAAATATGAATACaccaaaaaaaaaggagatACAGATAATGTGAATCCTCTTATTTGAGTaacaattatgtttttttttttccatcacAAATAATAATAGATGAGGAATGAGAATAATAATTAGgattaagaatataattaaatctaaagtaataataaaGTAAAGTTTAAATTGTaagcaaaatcaaaattaaagacAGGGTTGTGTTTGTCGAGActtgatttttattgtttacatAGATTTGTCTGGAAATACAATGAAAACACTTCAAACAAAACAGTGTTtcagagtcaaacatgtccaaAGCACTctcaaacaaataaattaacccccccccccccccaaaagaAATACCATTTTTGAAACTCAAAAAGTAGTACTTTCAACAAAGCTTCTATCTCTCTCCTCTTCTCCTTTTCGTGCTCTTCGCCTTTCCCAACAGGTAATCCCCCCCCCCCtccctttctttcttcctttcttttggtttttctttttccttttctttatattCAAGACAAAACCCCAGATCTATttgtctttattatttttccctttCTCATGTTGATTCTTTcgtcttcttttctttttctttttgttttaattttgcatAACAAAGTCAAAGATGGTGAGAAATGAAATGGGTATCCCTAAAAAGCTTGATTTCtgtgttatttttgtttcacATAGGACATTTTTGTTATGCATGAACAAGGATGGAGAAGAATGATATGGGTATTTGCTGGTTGTGGTGGTCTTTTGAGATGGGATTTGTTATATTAGGCTTTTGGGTTATGTTAGTTTATCAATGCCGGTTTcgggtttagggtttgaagaGCTTTGAATGTATGCATTTATTCTTGAAATCTGATCGTTTCAGTACTGACAAGTAGCGACTTATTTACTTTTGGTTCCATGTATCTTGTTGGACTGAAGTGAGTTGATATGGATGGCCAGGTCTAATTCCAGGTTCTAATTTTCGGAGTTGGCTGGTGAAACTTCAAGCTGCAGCTGCGGTGGGTTTCAGGTGGACTTTAGGACTGATATAGTTGTTTTCGTagagttttcttttcttttcttttttttccagaatttgtgaaaataaagtgGCTTAAGTAAGAGCAACTATATGGGAATTCAGACAATGGGGTCCCAAGGTGACAGTGGTAGTAATGGCAAACAGTTGCAATGTCAGCCGATAACACGGCAAAATTCGATGTATAGTCTCACGCTGGATGAGGTCCAAAATCAATTGGGTGACTTGGGAAAACCTCTAAATAGCATGAACCTAGACGAGCTTCTCAAGAACGTATGGACCTTGGAGGCCAACCAGACCTTGGGTATGGAAACTGAAGGAACTGCGGTGACCAATCAAACCTCTCTGCAACGTCAGGCGAGTTTGTCATTAACTAGTGCTTTGAGCAAGAagacagttgatgaggtttggAAAGATATTCAGCAGAATAAAATCGATGGGGAAAAGAAATCTAGAGAAAGGCAGCCTACCCTTGGAGAAATGACATTGGAGGATTTTCTTGTGAAAGCTGGAGTTGTCACCGAAGCTTCTACTGATGAAAATGCCGGACCTCCTATTGCTGGGGTCGATCTTAGTGTTGCACCGCAGTTTGCACAACAAGGTCAGTGGATGCAGTACCCGCAACAACCACAATATCATCATCCACAACAAAGTATAATGGGGGTTTATATGCCAGCCCAACCTATGCCACAGCCTTTAGCCATAGGGACTACTGGTGTAATGGATGTCTCTTACCCGGAAAACCAGTTGGCATTGCCTTCGCCTTTGATGGGGACATTATCGGATACTCAGGCGTCTGGAAGGAAAAGAGGTGCCCATGAGGACATAGTTGAAAAAACTGTTGAAAGGAGACAGAAAAGGATGATAAAGAACAGGGAATCTGCAGCACGTTCACGAGCTAGGAAGCAGgtcaaatttcatttgttttatctCTCTCAACTTGACAATCACATTGTTCCATTTTgtatctcttttttttccttgaaatgTTTTTTGATCTCGCTTTCTGAATTATCGAGTGAACCtgaaatgtatttataaacAGGCTTATACTAATGAACTGGAGAACAAAGTCTCACGTTTAGAAGAGGAAAACGAAAGGCTGAGGAAACAGAAGGTTAGTTCTGCCTTATGACCCATTTACATTCAATTCATAGatctcaaaacattttatttttaaagtataatAGCTTCATTTATTTCAACTTGTTTTGTCAAAATTAGTGTTTTCGTGTATTTACTCGTGTCTTTATTTTGATGACCTGTATGCAGTATGTCCGTATATTCTATATAAAATTGTCATATTTCATTGAACCATTTTATTGCATTCAGTACTTTCATGTCCATGCCTCTTGCAAATACGTAAGATTTTGAACTTAAAATATGGCCAATGGTTGCTTTAATGCCACGATTTTCAATTTTCCATGACTGATGGATGATAATTTAACACTCTAACAGCTTAGAGAATTGAGCCTTTTTATTCGTATATGATACCAGTTGTATCAAATCATATGATTTGCAGCTGTTCCTTGTTTAAGTAGATCATATTGTTTACTTGTGTTGCTCCTAACATAACCTAAATGTAACAAAATATTCCAGTTAAATAACTAAAAGCCTGCTTTTATCATATATTACCTCGCATGGCAACTACAGAGTCTACTCATTCACCAACACTCCCATTTAAGTCCCAAAATGATAATTGAGACAAATTGTGGGCTAAACTACTGGTAGACACCATTACCATAAGTTGCTTGAGGATGAACTGATTCTTAACGAAGTAGCTAGAGAGATGCTTAGATGAGTTTTACCAGAAGATCAGTAAATGCATCTGCAGGATAGTTTTAGCATATTGTAGAATATAAACATTTACCATAAGAAAGAAATTTTGGACTATAAAATTGTCTATGGTAGTTGTTCAAGATTTTGGCGGTTGGGTagctttatttctttctttcttctgtaTGCAAAGTTGTGTCCGGAAGTTTGATGGctctaaaatgaatttttgtttggtttagTCCTCTCGGTTACACTGTTGTTGTCAATGTGATCAGTATAGATCACAATATCTTAAATCAAGGTTTTTGAAAGGTACTGCTCATAGTCAATAAAAGAAACATTCTGGAACCGTCATTGATATGATTCGTACCCTCTACCATGCTCAGCTGAACCTGCATGAACAGTTAATACTCTTGTATCAGTTATTTAACATTTCCTGACCTTTACCTTAATGGACCCCAAATCTCTCATCATCTTTTTATGCCTTGGTGCTTATGCATAAAATTCGTTTTCATTCTTGGTTTCTGAATTTATATTCTTAGGAGCTCGATAAGATGCTGCCATCTGCACCACCGCCCGAGCCAAAATATCAGCTTCGTAGAACATCATCAGCCCCATTCTAACAGTTCCCGCAGTGGGTAATGTGGAAGTTATTGCATATACAAACCAGCTGCTGGCTTCTGTTTCTAAGTTACAGTTGAGGCATAAGTTAAAAAACCGAGCACCACAATCTGCAATGCATCGTCCGGAGGCTGTCATTGTTTCATACGCCGTTGATGGTTGATTCCAACTTGTAAgagtttactttttttttttttttggtcttgTATCTACTTTTTTTACTatgaaaatcaattcaaactagCAATTTCATGTTACCTTTGCTTACTGTCTCTAACCATTAAAGTTGGTAAGGTTTGTCCCCAAATGTGTAGTTTTGTGCCCTTTTTTTCCTCTCTTGATATGAGCATATAGCCAAGTTTATGTTACAACATACAGACACACAcgtgcatgtatgtatgtatgtttgcATGCATAGTTGAGAAATACAtgcaatttgaaaatttgtccCCCAAAATGAATCATTTGTCGCTTTCTTAGAGCTATTTACCATCTAGCATTGCacttagaaaaagaaattaggttaaaaagtttatatcgtatttttatttttatttttaggaatttagtcttacttttcatattttaatatttaggtttaattattaacattattaaaattattttgttaaattcagatTCATTAGAATATTACTTTTTAGTTATATGGCTATCaagtgattttattttatttcaaaatctcatatcaacaattttaataagtagatttgaattttgaaatttgaaaagttagaagattaaattttaaaaataaaaatatagggattgAATTTCGAATTTGTAAAAAGTATTAAGGATTTATTGGCTtgtttacataaataatataaaataaataaataattaccaaataaaattataaaaatatcaaaccaaATTTAATACTCCAAACTATTTCTATTCTCGAGACAACTTCAAATTAATTGGCTCAAAGGTAAAAGTTAAATAACTTACAAAACAGTCTTTTGATCAAATAATTGACTCCTCATCTCTTAGGAAAcgaatgtatttttattttattttatcaaagaaaaagaaataacttttaatttaaaagttttaaaaatattggtcTAATTAtactcttttatatttttatcaacctttcttcatttcattttctcaaCATTTGAAAATTAGAGAAAGAAGCAACATAAAGTGAAACCCAAAGCTTTTAGGAAACAATTTTGCTGGTGGATCTAGAgtttttactctctttttttagggctattttttttaaccttagtttattttcttttatttccaatCAACTTTTTTATTTCCGCTGGTGTCGCCTGACACATAGGCgatactattaaaaaaatatttttttgtaaaaaaataatgatgacCAAATGATGGAGAGAAAGTGGGAGTGGTATCGCTAGTGTGTTAGACACACCGACAGGCACTATGTATTTTGCCTATCttcgtatttaatttttaacttatcccatgttaataattttttatattatttatgtaaaaaagtTAGATTTATTACagaataataattacatattttaacctttaaataatACTATTGGAATATGTGGTTAgcttttaaaatccaaaagatAAATTTTCTCGTCTCGTTGGTAGATTGCAtcataaaaagaattttgtttacttatttaacaGTACTTTGcgaaaaaattaagaaaataaaaggttttttcaattttcatgaaAACATTTATAGAACATAGAGTTGTTAAAGCTTAGCCTACTGTTTGTCATTTTCTTTCtgatttttatgtataaaaGAAATCACATTCAATACTTTAGAAATTCTATCACACgcatatatatgtgaaaattacagatctagAATATAGGTGTATGTTTTATAATagcatacaataaataataaaaccgTATAGTTTGAAAccaattaatcataataacacatgaaatatgtacgataatatatacaattggTGGAGCTAATAAagtatgcataataaaattaaaatgtctaaataaatcaaattaaaatttttttgttgagtggtaaatttaaaattttctcaataTAATCGGCATGAGTTCAAATccgtatatacatatttttattgtatttttagcTTAAAAGACTAAAGTGCTCTCGAATGatataatttatgttaaatatgAAATAGCATTTCcgtaattttcttaattaagttAATGTCCGGTTAACTCATGATACCatatagattttgatatttgtgTTATACATCAATAACTACCAACCCGAATCTCAAATAGGATTCAAGTCACCTACTTGTACTGCGCTACACGTAATTTACgcaatcaatttttattaatttttaaataatgtatatttaattattataattaattttaatttgttattcgacttgttaaatataacttatttaacaattcaaatagaataaaagaaatgtttaaataccatattaaaatattgatattttacatatcaataaattttatattaatatttaaaatttttcaaatcataattaaaatacttGTACTATTTTCCACctacaatataatttttacatcatgtaatcattatttaaaataataactaataagcgttattaaaatgtattaattattttgataattcaaatatagtattagtaaaaaatcatattattaaagCATTTGTTAAAACAATAAGAAATTgatatatagtaaaataaacTCTTcactatttaattatattttttaattttcttaatagtCAATAAATTgactataattatttataattagtatataattaatatgtagcaaaaatataaaaccaagtaaaatatttaaagatgttataaaataaataaacagagagtaaagaacaaaaaaaatgggagagcaaaagagagcgtattttattgatcaatcggaatatttacaaaatttctccaaagtctctatttataggcataagaagtataaatgaagtagagatctacttcAATGACTAtaagaatttaaagtacatcaaagcTTATCTagatcttgatggacatccacttcataacactccccattggatgtccattggtggataatgtgcctcgttaaaactttattaagataaaaaccctgtgagaaagaaaaatcctaatgaaggaaaaatggtacacatatctataatacgcataatatgtTGACTCATTAAAACCT
This sequence is a window from Gossypium raimondii isolate GPD5lz chromosome 5, ASM2569854v1, whole genome shotgun sequence. Protein-coding genes within it:
- the LOC105770652 gene encoding ABSCISIC ACID-INSENSITIVE 5-like protein 2, yielding MGIQTMGSQGDSGSNGKQLQCQPITRQNSMYSLTLDEVQNQLGDLGKPLNSMNLDELLKNVWTLEANQTLGMETEGTAVTNQTSLQRQASLSLTSALSKKTVDEVWKDIQQNKIDGEKKSRERQPTLGEMTLEDFLVKAGVVTEASTDENAGPPIAGVDLSVAPQFAQQGQWMQYPQQPQYHHPQQSIMGVYMPAQPMPQPLAIGTTGVMDVSYPENQLALPSPLMGTLSDTQASGRKRGAHEDIVEKTVERRQKRMIKNRESAARSRARKQAYTNELENKVSRLEEENERLRKQKELDKMLPSAPPPEPKYQLRRTSSAPF